The nucleotide window acctgtcccagtgcttcaccaccctctGAGGGGTTCATGCACTGAGTTGAACAGTGCAGGTTGAAAGCTGGGTGTGTGTAAGCATGGTCGCTAGCTTTTGCTTTTAATGGTAAGTGTGATGAGAGGGAGAGGCAAGATTTGCTTATGGCATTAACTATATTTCTGATCACAGCCTTTGCAAACGAGCTGTGAGAGTTAACATCCCTCAAAGTGACTGACTGAGTGAAGGTCTCTTATGTGGCAGGTGGGGGGAAACCACAAGCTTGCAAAGTCTGTGTGTAGACTTGAGTGCTACTTAGCTGAGAACTAGGGTCTTCTGAGGCTGTTGGTTTGGTTTCTAAAGGTGAAGGAAAGGAATTGAACTCATCAGCGGGACTTTGTGTTGAGGTTCCAGTTCCTTGTGCTTTACAATAACTGTTGCACTTAAGTCTATTGCAAGGCTGGAGTGTATACTGTTAGAAAGAACTCTTTCGACTGTTTTTATTCTTGGCCATGCAGTAACAATCTTCTTCTTTGTTCTCACTTGACAGGAATAATGTTTCCAACATGTCTGTGCAGTCGCTGCTTTGTGAAAGAATTGCTGTTGCCAAAGACTTGATTAAGAGAGCAGAAGCCCTTTCCAGGTCCCAGAAAAGGAGAATAGAAGGTGGGGCAAAGCTATGTAGCAAACTGAAAGCTGAGCTAAATTTCTTACACAGGGTGGAGGCCGGGAAAGTGGCCATTAAAGAATCCCATCTACAGAGTACAAACCTGACCCACCTCCAAGCCATTATTCAGTCAGCAGAGAACCTGGAGGATGTTGTCAGCGTCCTCCATGTCTTTGCTTATGAGGACAGGTTTGGAGAGAAACAGACACTGGTGGTAGATGTTGTTGCAAATGGAGGTCACACATGGGTGAAGGCCATCGGTCGTAAAGCTGAGGCCCTGCATAACATCTGGCTGGGAAGGGGCCAGTATGGTGACAAAAGTGTCATTGAGCAGGCAGAGGACTTCCTGCAAGCGAGCTGTCAGCAGCCAGTGGAGTACAGCAATCCCCACATCATCTTTGCATTCTACAACAGCGTGTCCAGTCCTATGGCAGAGAGGCTCAAGGAGATGGGAATATCTGTGAGAGGAGATGTTGTTGCTGTGAACTCACTGGTAGAACCATCTGCAGAAAATGAACACTGTGACAGCAGTGAATCAGATGAAGAGGGCCCTGAACTCCTGCAGGTTACCAGAGTAGACCGGGAGAATTTAGTGGCCAGCATTGCTTTCCCTACCCAGATCAAAGTAAACGTCTGCAATAGAGTTAATTTGGACATCACTACCTTAATAACCTACGTCTCTGCGCTGAGCTATGGTGGCTGCTACTTTGTCTTCAAAGAAAAAGTACTGACAGAGCAAGCAGACCaagaaagaagggagagagTCCTGCCTCAGCTGAAGGAGTTCATGGAGGGAAAAGAGCTCTTTGCCTGTGAATCTGCTGTCAGAGACTTTCAGTCCATCTTGGAAACGCTGGGAGGAcctggggagaaagagagagctGCATTACTTGTTAAAAGAATTAACGTGGTGCCAGATCAGCCCTCAGACCGTGCCTTAGGACTAGTGGCTAGTTCAAAAATCAACAGCCGCTCTTTAGCCATTTTTGGGACAGGAGACACTTTAAAAGCCATCACCATGACTGCAAATAGTGGGTTTGTGAGGGCAGCAGCAAACCAAGGTGTCAGGTTCAGTGTTTTTGTCCATCAGCCACGAGCATtgacagaaagcaaagaatCTTTTGCCACACCTCTACCAAAGCACTGCCCATCTGATAATGGAGTGTAACTCGTTAAATGAGTTAGTAATGGAAAATAGTACAGGTACTGCAGTGGAGGCAtttgaagaaacagaagaatcATAGCAATACAGTTTTGGGTGTGTATCAATGATGACAGCAACTAGCAGTGGAAGAGCTCCTCAAGGGATTTGTAATATCTTTACTCCTTCCTTGAGGCTATTTTTTGTCCAGCTGACCATTAATTTATTCACTGAAGTAATAAGAGGGCAATGGAAATTTTTAACTGGCTTACAATGTATTAATTGTATCCATCCCCATTAAAAAGTTCAGTTAAAGCACAGTTACTGAAGTCCCCTTGTTATTTTTGTCCTTGGAGAGGTAAAATTTTTCATCTTAGATGAACTTTGGGCTTGACTTACATAGAACTTAAATCTTTCTTTCCCCTATTCCATTCAACCTTGTTTTTGGTTGATTCAGAGGGACCTTGTGCAGAGACCTGTGCCTTTTTGGGAGTGTGATGTTTTGTGAAGATGTGACCAGTAGCCATGAATAGAAAGCAGCTTAAGCCTTCCTTGGCTTACTGACAGCAACCTCTATGTGTATACCATGGTTAGGCTGAATTGGGCATCAGCTTtaaaattcctggaaaaaaCAGTTAAGTTGGAGTTTATTTGCATTAATATGTTGTGGCTCTTGGGCTAAACTGGACAACCAGTGGTAACAGACCAAGGAGGCACATCCACTTGACTTTTCTCTTAGCTTTTGTCCAAATGCAAAGTCTTTGGTTGTAAAGCCCAGCACAAAGCTTCAGATAACAGAATCCTAAACTGAGCCAGCAGCCAGGTAGTTTTTGATATTAGCATGCTCTTTGCTGAGTACTCATGGTTGAACTTGAACCTGACTTTGTTGCATCTGAATTACAAAGCCTCAGTGAGGTCCTTCACTGTTGGAGTGATGGAGGAGATTTGCAGGGTATGTTCTTAATTCCTGGTTTGCTCTGTAGAAGCCTTTTCGCTGGTGGTGTAATTGCTCTTTTTATTCAAAGTGGAGAATAAACAACTATttcttctgctgtatttttttttttctttgcccagGAGAGATTTGGAGTTGTAGGAGTCTTTAtcgtgttttttttttgtttgtttgttttttttggtttttttttttgggtttttttttctgaatgctgtAATGACAGCACTTGCTTTTTGGTattaattttcatcagtttCCTAGTGGAAAATCTTGAGATGTCAGATTGAAGCTCCGAGCCCCAAGctatacatttttttcaggtCAGTGAAAGAGATACTCATTGAATATTTTATAGGCTGTTGTTCAATGCAATTGCATTATTATGTAGCTTAATAGTCCAGACAGTGAACATTATCTTTCCACTCCACTCTAAATTTCTTCCTACAGTACAATGTATCTGCAGTGCTGCCCTTAGCTGTAGGCTTGAACCATTTCTTTCTGGCTGCTAGCAGTGGCGCAAAGATACTGAAATGCCCACAAGACCACTCTGCATGCCTTGTTCAGCTGAGTAAGATGAACTTGCAAGGGGCAGAAGTGTACTTCTTGGTGGGATTCTTGGTCTGCTCTTATTATGCCTATAGAGTAAAATGTTAGGAATGGTCACCAGTAACCACATGCTGAAAAGCTTTACCTGAAGCTTTTAGCAATGTGGAGGGCAGTCTGCTCTCTATGCTCCCCATTTTCTGTGGGTCTCTGAAGTAGTTTATAAAGCTTAAGATGGGTGGAAAtggattttgggttttgctgcttCAGCATCCAGTGTACTACCTGCAAGTCTCTCAGTTCCTCTCTGGTGAATTCTAACAAAACATCTAGCTTGTTCTTACAGTCTAACACAATGTAATGAAACCTAATGGCAGGATTCATCCCCCACTGTATCCGTTAATTTTCTTGAAAGTTTTTCTGAAGGGAAAGGAGGACCAACACCATGAAACAATAATAtgttggctgtgctgcagaaatgcaAGTCTGCCTTAGTAGTTAACAGCGCAAGCTTCACCATGCAGGAGCTTAGAGAGGTAGTAATCTATCATGGTGTGATGTATTTACCAGACACAACCAGAGATGTCTGTGAAGTGTTATAAACAGCTGGAAGGAAAGTACCTTTCATTTCTGCCATGAGAGCTCTTACTCTGGACACCTGTG belongs to Vidua macroura isolate BioBank_ID:100142 chromosome 1, ASM2450914v1, whole genome shotgun sequence and includes:
- the C1H7orf25 gene encoding UPF0415 protein C7orf25 homolog isoform X1, translated to MNNVSNMSVQSLLCERIAVAKDLIKRAEALSRSQKRRIEGGAKLCSKLKAELNFLHRVEAGKVAIKESHLQSTNLTHLQAIIQSAENLEDVVSVLHVFAYEDRFGEKQTLVVDVVANGGHTWVKAIGRKAEALHNIWLGRGQYGDKSVIEQAEDFLQASCQQPVEYSNPHIIFAFYNSVSSPMAERLKEMGISVRGDVVAVNSLVEPSAENEHCDSSESDEEGPELLQVTRVDRENLVASIAFPTQIKVNVCNRVNLDITTLITYVSALSYGGCYFVFKEKVLTEQADQERRERVLPQLKEFMEGKELFACESAVRDFQSILETLGGPGEKERAALLVKRINVVPDQPSDRALGLVASSKINSRSLAIFGTGDTLKAITMTANSGFVRAAANQGVRFSVFVHQPRALTESKESFATPLPKHCPSDNGV
- the C1H7orf25 gene encoding UPF0415 protein C7orf25 homolog isoform X2, translated to MSVQSLLCERIAVAKDLIKRAEALSRSQKRRIEGGAKLCSKLKAELNFLHRVEAGKVAIKESHLQSTNLTHLQAIIQSAENLEDVVSVLHVFAYEDRFGEKQTLVVDVVANGGHTWVKAIGRKAEALHNIWLGRGQYGDKSVIEQAEDFLQASCQQPVEYSNPHIIFAFYNSVSSPMAERLKEMGISVRGDVVAVNSLVEPSAENEHCDSSESDEEGPELLQVTRVDRENLVASIAFPTQIKVNVCNRVNLDITTLITYVSALSYGGCYFVFKEKVLTEQADQERRERVLPQLKEFMEGKELFACESAVRDFQSILETLGGPGEKERAALLVKRINVVPDQPSDRALGLVASSKINSRSLAIFGTGDTLKAITMTANSGFVRAAANQGVRFSVFVHQPRALTESKESFATPLPKHCPSDNGV